A genomic region of Leptolyngbya sp. CCY15150 contains the following coding sequences:
- a CDS encoding PadR family transcriptional regulator has product MSLSHTILANLVHHPTTGYELVKDFNERISCYWQASQQQIYRELSRMEEQGWIEGERVIQSDRPNKKLYRVTELGLNVLKDWLVQPSNPAAIREELLVKVLAGYLVDRTVIRAEVERRRQYHQLRLQHHQQTEQDYFQDLGSASLAMQFIYRTLRRGIHYEADWIAWCDETIEWLDSMAENQDPNGGQSG; this is encoded by the coding sequence ATGTCCCTCTCCCATACCATCCTGGCTAACCTAGTACACCATCCCACCACGGGCTATGAGCTTGTTAAGGATTTCAATGAACGCATTTCCTGCTATTGGCAAGCCAGCCAACAGCAAATCTATCGGGAATTAAGCCGCATGGAAGAGCAGGGTTGGATTGAAGGAGAGCGAGTCATCCAAAGCGATCGCCCCAATAAAAAGCTCTATCGTGTCACCGAACTAGGGCTCAACGTTCTAAAAGACTGGCTTGTGCAACCCTCGAACCCAGCAGCGATACGAGAAGAGCTGTTGGTGAAGGTCTTGGCAGGCTACTTGGTGGATAGAACGGTGATTCGCGCTGAGGTAGAGCGGCGACGGCAGTATCACCAGCTTCGCCTTCAACACCATCAGCAAACCGAGCAGGACTATTTCCAGGATCTAGGATCTGCATCACTTGCTATGCAGTTTATCTATCGCACGCTGCGGCGAGGCATCCACTATGAAGCCGACTGGATTGCTTGGTGTGATGAGACGATCGAGTGGCTGGATAGCATGGCTGAAAACCAAGATCCTAACGGTGGTCAGTCTGGTTGA
- a CDS encoding efflux RND transporter permease subunit encodes MSNLFFRNVQLLILTLVMILLWGASSFLSLPRLEDPELTARNATVTTLFPGASPQRIETLITDPIEQELRELDAIDTITSTSRLGISVIEVELKEAIANVDEIWSQVRDKASDAMALLPAGALEPEVDVANVSANALIVGLVWDLPEPPNYGVLSRLAETLQEDLRGIPGTKTVERFGAAEEEILVQVDPVQLGQLGITPQMLAAQLQSSDARVSAGQVRGLENQLLLELQGELDSLERIRRTPIQFGTDGQFIYVGDIAQVRRSIREPLPEKALLDGQPAIAIAAQVESQERLDEWAVMARSKLQTFQAYLPSGIQLQVILDQSRYVETRLNTVLGNLLIGAGLVILVTWVIMGWQSSLIVGLALPLSCLMVFGMMNLLRIPLHQISITGLIIALGLLIDNAIIMVDEVKIRLESGLKGSQAVEQSVRFMAVPLLGSTLTTVLAFLPIALAPGGVGEFTGTIGTTVILALTSSLILALTVIPSLMGRLHYLGGASGTAWWQIGWHSPWLAQLYHRSLKLTFRRPVLGILLGLVLPILGFAVAPLLPQQFFPPAGRDQFYIEMRLPIQSSLAATEAVADQAYKKLVTYPDVQQVSWFLGAAAPRFYYNVLGGQQDSPNYAQALVQVYQTADADLIQNLQQDLDATLPSAQVLVRQLEQGPPFEAPIELRLYGPDLEHLRSLGDQIREVLTQTPQVRHTRATLSEALPKLGLILDEEETRRIGLTKSEVAAQLDAYLEGVVGGSILEDNEEMPVRVRVGDEERSRLDTIDSLDIVGQQRVPFSTLGQMSLMADQPAIARRQGQRVNTIQAYVTAGVLPSQVLADFLDRLEQSDVSLPPDYRIELGGEEDARGSSIANLLSTVGVLFVLMVSTLVLSFNSFAAAGLILAIAGCAAGLGLGALYISGYPFGFTAILGTLGLVGLAINDSIVVLSALRDHPLARHGDVQEVIQVVGRSTRHVIATTLTTLVGFVPLLFDATGFWPPLAICIAGGLGGTTILALYAVPSAHLLLNGSQRRSRDLERIST; translated from the coding sequence ATGTCAAATCTGTTTTTCCGCAATGTACAACTGTTGATCTTGACACTGGTCATGATCCTTCTATGGGGTGCTAGCTCATTCTTATCCCTGCCGCGTTTAGAAGATCCAGAACTGACGGCCCGTAATGCTACAGTAACGACCCTTTTTCCGGGAGCCAGTCCGCAGCGGATCGAGACGTTGATAACCGATCCCATTGAGCAAGAGCTGCGAGAACTGGACGCTATTGACACCATTACATCGACCTCTCGTCTGGGCATTTCTGTGATTGAGGTGGAACTCAAAGAGGCGATCGCGAACGTGGATGAAATTTGGTCGCAGGTGAGAGATAAAGCCTCGGATGCTATGGCTCTATTGCCGGCCGGAGCCTTGGAACCAGAGGTAGATGTTGCCAATGTTTCTGCTAATGCTTTGATTGTAGGACTGGTGTGGGATTTGCCAGAGCCTCCAAACTACGGAGTCTTGAGCCGTTTAGCAGAAACACTTCAAGAGGATCTACGCGGCATTCCAGGGACAAAAACGGTGGAACGGTTTGGGGCGGCTGAGGAGGAGATCTTGGTGCAGGTGGATCCTGTACAGTTGGGGCAACTGGGCATCACGCCACAGATGCTGGCAGCACAGTTACAGAGCAGTGATGCTCGGGTATCTGCCGGTCAGGTGCGTGGTCTTGAGAATCAACTATTGCTGGAGCTTCAGGGAGAGCTGGATTCTCTGGAACGCATCCGCCGTACCCCTATTCAGTTCGGTACTGACGGTCAGTTTATCTATGTGGGCGATATAGCTCAGGTGAGGCGCAGCATTCGTGAACCTCTACCTGAGAAGGCACTGTTGGATGGGCAGCCTGCGATTGCGATCGCTGCTCAGGTGGAATCCCAGGAACGTTTAGATGAATGGGCCGTGATGGCTCGTTCAAAATTACAGACGTTTCAAGCCTATCTTCCCAGCGGCATTCAACTGCAGGTGATTTTAGACCAAAGTCGCTATGTGGAAACCCGCTTGAATACTGTTCTAGGTAATTTATTGATTGGGGCAGGATTAGTCATCCTTGTAACTTGGGTGATCATGGGCTGGCAGTCATCTTTAATTGTGGGGCTGGCATTGCCGCTATCTTGTCTTATGGTGTTTGGCATGATGAACCTGCTTAGAATTCCTCTACACCAAATTTCGATTACGGGACTGATTATTGCGTTAGGTCTGTTAATCGATAACGCTATCATCATGGTAGATGAGGTAAAAATTCGCCTGGAATCTGGTCTAAAAGGCTCACAAGCCGTGGAACAGAGTGTGCGGTTCATGGCAGTGCCGTTGCTGGGATCTACGCTAACCACAGTCCTGGCTTTCTTGCCGATTGCCCTAGCACCTGGGGGTGTAGGAGAGTTCACGGGCACGATTGGCACAACGGTGATTTTGGCATTAACCAGTTCATTAATCTTAGCGTTGACGGTTATTCCATCCCTGATGGGACGCCTACATTATCTAGGGGGTGCTTCAGGAACAGCCTGGTGGCAGATCGGTTGGCACTCGCCTTGGCTAGCTCAGCTCTATCACAGATCGCTGAAGCTTACCTTTCGCCGTCCTGTTTTAGGTATTCTTCTGGGTCTAGTGCTGCCGATTCTCGGATTTGCCGTTGCCCCTCTTTTGCCCCAGCAGTTTTTTCCTCCTGCCGGACGGGATCAGTTTTACATTGAGATGCGTTTGCCGATTCAGTCTTCGCTTGCAGCCACAGAAGCCGTAGCTGACCAAGCCTATAAGAAACTCGTAACCTATCCTGACGTGCAGCAGGTGAGTTGGTTTTTAGGTGCGGCTGCTCCCCGCTTCTATTACAATGTCTTGGGTGGTCAGCAAGACTCTCCAAACTATGCTCAAGCGTTGGTGCAAGTCTATCAAACTGCCGACGCAGATCTTATCCAAAATTTACAGCAAGATTTGGATGCCACTCTTCCTTCTGCTCAGGTCTTGGTTAGGCAATTGGAACAAGGGCCTCCCTTTGAAGCACCGATTGAACTGCGACTCTATGGCCCAGATTTAGAACACCTGCGATCTCTAGGAGACCAGATCCGCGAAGTTCTGACCCAAACGCCACAGGTGCGTCATACCCGTGCGACCCTCAGCGAAGCGTTACCTAAACTTGGGCTAATCCTAGATGAGGAAGAGACCCGTCGTATTGGGCTGACGAAATCAGAGGTTGCTGCACAGCTAGATGCCTATTTAGAAGGAGTCGTGGGTGGCTCTATTCTTGAAGATAATGAAGAAATGCCCGTGCGGGTGCGGGTGGGCGATGAGGAGCGATCGCGTCTGGATACCATAGACTCTCTCGATATTGTGGGACAGCAACGGGTTCCTTTTTCCACCTTAGGACAGATGAGTTTAATGGCCGATCAACCTGCGATCGCTCGCCGCCAGGGACAGCGGGTGAATACCATCCAGGCCTATGTCACGGCTGGGGTGTTGCCCTCTCAGGTTCTTGCAGACTTTCTAGATCGCTTGGAACAGAGTGACGTGAGCTTGCCGCCGGATTATCGTATCGAGTTAGGAGGGGAAGAAGATGCGCGGGGTTCCTCGATCGCCAACCTACTCTCTACGGTGGGGGTACTTTTCGTGCTGATGGTTTCAACCCTTGTGCTTTCCTTTAATTCCTTTGCGGCAGCAGGACTTATCTTAGCGATCGCTGGCTGTGCTGCCGGATTGGGTCTAGGTGCCCTGTACATTTCAGGCTATCCCTTTGGTTTTACAGCTATTCTGGGTACCCTAGGGCTTGTAGGATTGGCGATTAATGACTCGATTGTCGTGCTGTCTGCTCTGCGAGATCATCCGCTAGCACGCCATGGCGATGTACAGGAGGTGATTCAGGTCGTAGGTCGTTCTACCCGCCATGTCATTGCCACGACATTAACGACTTTGGTAGGTTTTGTCCCGCTGTTATTTGACGCGACCGGATTTTGGCCACCCCTAGCAATCTGTATCGCTGGAGGTCTAGGCGGTACAACGATCTTAGCGCTATATGCGGTACCTAGTGCCCATTTATTGTTGAACGGTTCACAACGACGATCTCGTGATTTAGAGCGCATCTCAACGTAG
- a CDS encoding fatty acid desaturase, with translation MDPSSLPIHWVSIFFFGTVHAVALLAPWFFSWSALGVMLVLHWLCASIGICLGYHRLLTHRSFRVPKPVEYFFATMGALAVQGGPTFWVAGHRQHHMYTEDVDKDPYSARRGFWWSHILWLFYDRPSVFDRKELVKYVPDLARDRYYQWLDRYFLLLQVPLGVALYALGGWSFVIYGIAVRLVLVWHATWLINSATHKWGYRRFDVSDNSRNLWWAALLTYGEGWHNNHHAYPNVAKAGLTWWEVDPTWWVIRGLQMMGIAKRVIMPPDLPAKKA, from the coding sequence ATGGATCCCTCATCGCTCCCGATCCATTGGGTCAGCATTTTCTTCTTCGGCACTGTCCATGCTGTGGCGCTCCTCGCACCGTGGTTCTTCTCTTGGTCTGCCCTAGGCGTGATGCTTGTTTTGCACTGGCTCTGCGCTAGCATCGGTATCTGCCTTGGCTACCATCGTCTGCTCACCCACCGCAGCTTCCGCGTTCCCAAGCCAGTGGAATACTTCTTTGCCACCATGGGGGCTTTGGCGGTTCAAGGCGGGCCAACGTTCTGGGTTGCTGGACATCGTCAGCATCACATGTACACCGAAGATGTAGATAAGGATCCCTATTCAGCCCGTCGAGGTTTTTGGTGGAGCCATATCCTTTGGCTATTCTATGATCGCCCCAGCGTTTTTGATCGTAAAGAATTAGTTAAATATGTTCCCGACCTAGCCCGCGATCGCTACTACCAATGGCTGGATCGCTACTTCCTGCTCCTGCAGGTGCCCCTAGGTGTGGCTCTCTATGCTCTAGGCGGTTGGTCGTTTGTCATCTACGGCATCGCGGTACGGTTAGTCCTCGTCTGGCACGCTACTTGGCTCATTAACTCGGCAACGCATAAGTGGGGCTACCGTCGATTTGACGTTAGCGATAATTCCCGGAACCTTTGGTGGGCAGCGCTGTTGACCTATGGCGAAGGCTGGCACAATAACCACCACGCCTACCCCAACGTTGCAAAGGCTGGCCTAACTTGGTGGGAAGTGGATCCAACCTGGTGGGTGATTCGCGGCTTGCAAATGATGGGGATTGCCAAGCGGGTGATTATGCCCCCAGATCTCCCAGCCAAAAAGGCATAG
- a CDS encoding phosphate-starvation-inducible PsiE family protein, which translates to MTNPRPSTLPWYRWLNNSYVIRLLETVQDLIVICLCIGLFSFMVLQLREMVLSLLPPLQFQPVTSDILFLLILVELFRLLIIYLQEHRVSIGVAVEVSIVSVLREIIVRGVLETPWVQVLVACVFLLVLGALLIIRVWLPPTFDGIDPEQLISERHRSRLHQQEKPVSSSSTVFTPPRTEVLSDQLRNSQ; encoded by the coding sequence ATGACTAATCCTCGCCCTTCAACGCTTCCCTGGTATCGCTGGCTTAACAATAGCTATGTTATTCGGCTATTAGAAACCGTCCAAGATTTGATTGTGATTTGCCTTTGTATTGGGCTATTCAGCTTTATGGTTTTGCAGTTGCGAGAGATGGTGTTGTCGCTCCTGCCTCCATTACAGTTTCAGCCAGTCACATCAGACATTTTGTTTTTGCTCATTCTGGTTGAGCTATTTCGTCTGCTGATTATCTATTTACAGGAACACCGAGTTTCTATTGGGGTAGCTGTTGAAGTTTCAATCGTCTCAGTGCTTAGGGAAATCATCGTACGAGGCGTTTTAGAGACCCCTTGGGTGCAAGTTTTAGTCGCCTGCGTATTTCTGCTGGTGTTGGGCGCACTACTGATTATTCGAGTTTGGTTACCTCCAACATTTGATGGCATTGATCCAGAGCAATTAATATCAGAAAGGCATCGTTCACGTCTTCATCAGCAAGAAAAACCTGTCTCGTCTTCATCGACCGTTTTTACCCCCCCAAGGACAGAGGTATTGTCAGACCAACTCAGGAACTCACAATAA
- a CDS encoding efflux RND transporter periplasmic adaptor subunit, with translation MTETQTKAGQLAISHRRRWPSRIAIAGALLSVGGWVGLQVLPASEASRQSLASEADDEMILPVATLVIEPVQAYDVERAYTGEIQARRSSELGFEQGGEVTQIAVTEGMEVTEGAPLAYLNTQTLETEQQAVLAQLAVAQAQLQELEAGPRQEAIAAATATVDDIRNQLDLAELLHQRRQMLFTEGAIAQQDLDEVTYQVGSLRARLTAAQQQQQELQTGTRPEQIVAQEARIQQLQANLASLDVALGQRVLYAPFSGHIALRYVDEGAVVGSGEPVLRLVETGSWEARIGVPPQHVPRVGSAQTVAIGDRSYPAQVLSVLPEVDPASRTVTVLLDVDMNGVPSGQTARLMISDRISSDGYWVPTTALVPGVRGLWTVYTVTPDEDAQEPARFLVNRQEVEILHMETERVLVRGTLQPGDRLVAEGSQRLVPGQIVRLHP, from the coding sequence ATGACGGAAACTCAGACAAAAGCAGGACAGTTGGCCATCAGCCATCGGCGACGATGGCCGTCTAGGATAGCCATCGCTGGAGCCTTGTTGAGTGTAGGTGGGTGGGTGGGACTGCAAGTCCTACCCGCTTCGGAGGCATCTCGTCAGAGTTTGGCCTCTGAGGCGGATGATGAGATGATTCTGCCGGTTGCGACCTTGGTCATTGAGCCGGTGCAGGCCTATGATGTGGAGCGAGCCTATACCGGTGAGATTCAGGCGCGACGCAGTAGCGAGTTGGGGTTTGAGCAGGGCGGTGAAGTCACCCAAATTGCGGTGACGGAGGGGATGGAAGTAACCGAGGGCGCGCCATTAGCTTATCTCAATACCCAGACCCTAGAGACTGAGCAACAGGCCGTCTTGGCTCAGCTCGCTGTGGCCCAAGCGCAGCTCCAGGAACTAGAGGCCGGGCCGCGTCAGGAAGCGATCGCGGCTGCGACTGCAACGGTGGACGACATTCGCAATCAACTGGATCTGGCAGAACTGCTTCACCAACGGCGGCAGATGTTATTCACAGAAGGAGCGATCGCTCAACAGGATTTGGATGAAGTGACCTACCAGGTCGGATCCTTGCGGGCCCGCCTCACGGCTGCCCAGCAGCAGCAGCAGGAACTGCAGACGGGGACGCGCCCAGAGCAGATTGTGGCCCAAGAGGCCCGCATCCAACAGCTTCAGGCTAACCTAGCAAGCCTAGATGTTGCCCTGGGCCAACGCGTTCTCTATGCACCGTTTTCTGGACACATTGCCCTGCGCTACGTGGATGAGGGCGCGGTGGTTGGGTCTGGAGAACCAGTGCTGCGGCTGGTGGAAACTGGATCTTGGGAGGCGAGAATTGGGGTGCCGCCTCAGCATGTGCCAAGGGTTGGATCGGCTCAAACGGTAGCGATCGGAGATAGGTCTTATCCCGCTCAAGTGCTTTCGGTCTTACCTGAAGTTGATCCCGCGAGCCGCACTGTGACGGTATTACTAGATGTGGATATGAATGGTGTACCGTCGGGACAAACAGCTCGGTTGATGATTAGCGATCGCATCTCCAGTGACGGCTATTGGGTGCCCACAACAGCTTTAGTACCAGGAGTACGGGGATTGTGGACTGTCTATACCGTCACGCCAGATGAAGATGCTCAAGAGCCAGCGCGTTTTCTCGTCAACCGGCAAGAGGTAGAAATTTTGCATATGGAAACCGAGCGAGTCCTTGTACGAGGTACGCTGCAGCCAGGCGATCGCTTGGTGGCTGAAGGTTCTCAGCGTTTGGTGCCCGGTCAGATAGTCAGGTTACATCCTTAA
- a CDS encoding TetR family transcriptional regulator: MSESRPSTHERLMQAALSLFLHQGITETTTREISDQAEVNEVTLFRHFRSKHGLLLALLETSHGESFKAIAPAFLPLPSSLSQALRSYGAAWLQQLEAVPEFVRSLVGESGLYPPETRQALGQQLQQMNRYTQDYLQVALSHDPQPLTVPLETVAEFLNTLVLGYAVLELSSDTHGFLGGDRDRFLDQLPTLVLNGVLATDASSALPSALVLHQPLGDVVVDLPPGLVRSLLLRAKKQGTQDYAIAYILFGAGLRPGEVIALERSHQVSDSQQHLIQVMQDDIRQVPLNRWILGHRYGSHTRNPLTQWLKSRKDDHPSLFITEEGDRWSLAALQTWWQQLTDGLVAPNGAPPRLDQARQTWCIEMLMRGMSLENLSILTGESIDQLQPYARRSRERIALEQAIAIDQKGTVREDGGLS, from the coding sequence ATGTCAGAGTCTCGACCTTCTACCCATGAACGGTTGATGCAGGCTGCTCTTAGCCTGTTTCTTCACCAAGGAATTACCGAAACCACGACGCGGGAAATTTCTGATCAGGCTGAGGTGAATGAAGTCACCCTGTTTCGTCATTTTAGAAGCAAGCATGGTTTGCTATTGGCGCTGTTGGAAACCAGTCATGGAGAATCCTTCAAGGCGATCGCTCCGGCATTTTTGCCCCTGCCGAGTAGTTTGTCTCAGGCGTTGCGGAGCTATGGTGCAGCCTGGTTGCAGCAGTTGGAAGCAGTCCCCGAATTTGTGCGATCGCTGGTGGGTGAGTCGGGGCTCTATCCTCCAGAGACTCGCCAAGCTCTGGGCCAGCAGCTTCAGCAGATGAATCGCTATACCCAGGACTATCTGCAAGTAGCACTGTCACACGATCCCCAGCCCTTGACCGTGCCGCTGGAAACGGTGGCGGAGTTTTTGAACACGCTGGTGTTGGGCTACGCGGTGCTGGAATTGAGTAGCGATACCCATGGTTTTCTGGGAGGCGATCGCGATCGCTTTTTGGATCAACTGCCGACCTTAGTGTTAAACGGTGTGTTGGCTACCGATGCCTCGTCCGCCTTGCCCTCTGCCCTGGTGCTGCATCAGCCCTTAGGGGATGTGGTGGTAGATTTGCCGCCCGGGCTAGTGCGATCGCTGTTGTTGCGGGCCAAGAAACAGGGGACTCAAGACTATGCCATAGCCTATATCCTATTTGGAGCGGGGCTACGACCAGGGGAAGTGATCGCTTTGGAGCGATCGCATCAGGTGAGTGATAGCCAACAGCATCTGATTCAAGTGATGCAGGACGATATCCGTCAGGTGCCGCTCAATCGATGGATTTTGGGCCATCGCTATGGTTCCCATACCCGAAACCCGTTGACCCAATGGCTGAAGAGCCGCAAGGATGATCATCCTAGTCTATTTATCACGGAGGAGGGCGATCGCTGGTCGCTGGCAGCCTTACAAACTTGGTGGCAGCAGCTCACGGATGGCCTGGTAGCCCCCAATGGCGCACCTCCCCGTCTTGATCAAGCTCGGCAAACCTGGTGCATTGAAATGTTGATGCGGGGTATGAGTTTGGAGAACCTCAGTATTTTGACAGGGGAGTCGATAGACCAGCTACAGCCCTATGCCAGGCGATCGCGGGAACGGATTGCCCTAGAGCAAGCGATCGCCATCGATCAAAAAGGGACTGTGCGGGAGGATGGCGGTTTATCCTAG
- a CDS encoding sulfite exporter TauE/SafE family protein — MPLLLLGLVSFLAWFVSMLSGGGSPLILIPLVSLWFGAQAVAPVITVGMLVGNAQRSIFFWNRIDWKLTLWHVPGTLIGAVLGAYAFKEINLEWLQAIMGILLIVMAVTAFINQSQLRITIQAWQFFPLSLINAFISSLVGSTGPILNPLYLSYGLEKEDLIATKSITVTLMHSLKLISYLALGILSWQYVGYGLVVGLAAIPANWLGKYVLYHMSRQQFRHAILTFVALSGVLMLWENRGELFLLIT, encoded by the coding sequence ATGCCATTGCTGCTCCTTGGACTCGTCAGCTTTCTTGCTTGGTTTGTCAGTATGTTGTCGGGGGGCGGCAGTCCCCTCATTTTGATTCCCTTGGTTAGCCTATGGTTTGGCGCGCAGGCCGTTGCGCCGGTGATCACCGTGGGAATGCTAGTGGGAAACGCCCAGCGCTCCATCTTTTTCTGGAATCGCATCGACTGGAAGCTAACGCTCTGGCATGTGCCGGGTACCTTAATTGGGGCTGTTCTGGGAGCCTATGCGTTCAAGGAAATTAACTTGGAATGGCTGCAAGCAATTATGGGCATTTTGCTGATTGTGATGGCGGTGACGGCGTTCATCAATCAATCGCAGCTTCGCATCACGATTCAAGCCTGGCAGTTCTTTCCCCTTTCACTGATCAATGCCTTTATCTCTAGCCTTGTAGGAAGTACGGGCCCGATCCTCAATCCGCTTTATCTTAGCTATGGATTGGAAAAAGAGGATCTCATTGCCACCAAATCGATCACCGTCACCCTCATGCACAGCCTGAAGCTGATTAGCTACCTGGCGCTCGGTATTCTCAGTTGGCAGTATGTGGGCTATGGATTGGTGGTGGGGCTGGCGGCCATTCCGGCAAACTGGCTAGGTAAGTATGTCCTCTATCATATGAGTCGTCAGCAGTTTCGCCACGCCATTCTGACATTTGTAGCTCTCAGTGGTGTATTGATGCTGTGGGAAAATCGCGGAGAACTGTTCTTGTTGATCACCTAG
- a CDS encoding acetamidase/formamidase family protein, which produces MVENRKKRWLRTWSVLFVATLALCLGASFLPAGQTAASDGIPPLESSLPTTCSTSTASPRHYKVAASPETVHWGFYSKNLAPIISVNSQDYVTLETITHHAGDDYDRMIAGDPAIESIYHWTSDEKTVSDRGPGVHILTGPVYVCGAEPGDLLEVRVVDLKLRPSGNPDYAGKTFGSNASAWWGFQYDNYKDDPKPREVITLYEMDATGELDYATAAYRYVWTPQTTPDGTVHDTIDYPGIIVDHDTVTEIDDTLEGVKIPLRLHLGSMGVAPSEVDVVDSIPPSYFGGNIDNRNIAMGTAMYYPVSVPGALFSGGDAHASQGDSELDGTAIETSITGVFQFVLHKQADLPGTILEGVNYPLLETPDSWIVHGFTYPNYLEALGEDAQSKIYELSSLDPALKDSSAKLRDFLMNGMNLTEDEAFSLITVGADFAITQVVDGNWGVHGIVPKGIFDPDHVKPKPADS; this is translated from the coding sequence ATGGTTGAAAACCGAAAAAAACGCTGGCTAAGAACTTGGTCAGTGCTCTTTGTTGCAACGCTAGCGCTATGTTTAGGAGCCAGCTTCCTGCCCGCTGGTCAAACCGCTGCTAGTGACGGCATTCCACCCCTGGAAAGCAGCCTACCCACAACCTGTAGCACCAGTACCGCGAGCCCCCGCCACTACAAGGTCGCCGCTAGCCCTGAAACGGTGCATTGGGGCTTCTACAGCAAGAATCTAGCCCCGATTATTTCCGTCAATTCCCAAGACTATGTCACCCTGGAAACCATCACCCACCATGCCGGTGATGACTACGATCGCATGATTGCGGGTGACCCGGCCATTGAGAGTATCTATCATTGGACAAGTGACGAGAAGACCGTGAGCGATCGCGGCCCCGGCGTTCACATTCTCACGGGGCCTGTATATGTCTGTGGCGCAGAGCCCGGCGACCTATTAGAGGTGCGCGTTGTCGATCTAAAATTGCGTCCCAGCGGTAACCCAGACTATGCGGGCAAAACCTTTGGTTCCAATGCCTCCGCTTGGTGGGGTTTTCAATACGATAACTATAAAGACGATCCTAAGCCTCGGGAAGTGATTACCCTCTATGAAATGGACGCTACCGGCGAGCTAGACTACGCCACCGCCGCCTATCGCTATGTTTGGACACCCCAAACCACTCCAGATGGAACCGTTCACGACACCATCGACTATCCCGGCATTATCGTTGACCACGACACCGTGACCGAAATTGACGATACCCTAGAGGGCGTCAAAATTCCCCTGCGGCTGCACCTAGGCTCTATGGGTGTTGCCCCTAGCGAGGTTGACGTGGTGGATTCCATTCCGCCCAGCTACTTTGGCGGCAACATCGACAACCGCAACATCGCCATGGGTACCGCCATGTACTACCCCGTATCCGTACCGGGTGCCCTATTCTCCGGCGGTGATGCCCATGCCTCCCAAGGAGACTCGGAACTGGATGGCACGGCGATCGAAACGTCGATTACTGGAGTATTTCAGTTTGTGCTCCACAAACAGGCTGACCTCCCTGGCACAATTCTAGAAGGGGTCAATTATCCGCTACTGGAAACGCCAGATTCTTGGATTGTTCATGGCTTTACCTATCCCAACTATCTGGAAGCTCTGGGAGAAGATGCCCAATCCAAAATCTATGAATTGTCGTCTCTCGATCCAGCCTTGAAAGATAGCTCGGCCAAGCTACGCGACTTTTTGATGAATGGCATGAACCTCACGGAAGATGAAGCGTTTTCGCTGATCACCGTCGGTGCAGATTTTGCTATTACCCAAGTGGTGGATGGCAACTGGGGCGTTCATGGTATTGTACCCAAGGGAATTTTTGATCCAGACCATGTGAAGCCCAAGCCCGCTGATAGCTAG
- a CDS encoding Mo-dependent nitrogenase C-terminal domain-containing protein, with protein sequence MLNSSIFRSVLKNGWQSTSSFSWDIVKPLRQWLNQLAIHNLAQARLICQIIPAQCPFEREICLGNRLSIKIPPLCKLNPLYEEVVGLRFRALTYLAEECPNDVRHYC encoded by the coding sequence ATGTTGAACTCATCCATCTTCAGATCTGTGCTAAAGAATGGCTGGCAGAGCACTAGTTCCTTTTCATGGGATATAGTCAAGCCGCTTCGTCAGTGGCTCAACCAATTAGCCATTCACAATCTCGCCCAGGCCCGTTTAATTTGTCAAATCATTCCCGCTCAATGCCCTTTCGAGCGAGAAATATGCCTGGGAAATCGTTTATCCATCAAAATTCCGCCTCTTTGCAAACTTAACCCGCTCTATGAAGAAGTGGTTGGTCTACGCTTTCGAGCGCTCACCTATCTAGCCGAAGAATGCCCTAACGATGTCCGTCACTATTGCTAA